GCTTCCGAACAGCACGATGGGCACCGGCTTGGCCTTGGTGGTCTGCACCAGGGTCAGCACCTCGAACAGCTCGTCCATGGTGCCGAAGCCGCCGGGAAAGACCACCAGCGCCTTGGCGCGCATCATGAAGTGCATTTTGCGCATCGCGAAGTAGTGGAACTTGTACGACAGCGACGGCGTGATGTAGCGGTTGCCGCTTTGCTCGTGCGGCAGCGTGATGTTCAGGCCTACGTTGGGCGCGCCGGCTTCATGGGCGCCGCGGTTGGCCGCTTCCATGATGCCGGGGCCGCCGCCGGTGCAGATGTACATGCGCTCGGCCGGCGGGCGGGTTTCGCTGTAGTCGGCCACCAGGCGGGCGAAGCGGCGGGCGGCGTCGTAGTAGGCGGCGTTGCGCACGGCGCGCTCGGCCAGGGCGATGCGCTGCGCGTCGCCGCTGGCGCGTGCGTCCTGCAGCAGCCGCTCTGCGTCCTCGGGCGCGAGAAAGCGCGCGCTGCCGTACACCACGACGGTGTTCTCGATGCCCTGGGCGGTCTGGCCCAGGTCGGGCTTGAGCAGCTCCAGCTGAAAGCGGATGCCGCGTGTCTCGCGGCGCAGCAGAAATTCCGGGTCGGCAAAGGCCAGGCGGTAGGAATCGGCGTGCAGCGGGTTGCCGGAGACGGCGTAGTTGTGCAGCTCGGACCAGGCGTTGGC
The DNA window shown above is from Pulveribacter suum and carries:
- a CDS encoding LOG family protein, whose translation is MDANTQLQDSRLANAWSELHNYAVSGNPLHADSYRLAFADPEFLLRRETRGIRFQLELLKPDLGQTAQGIENTVVVYGSARFLAPEDAERLLQDARASGDAQRIALAERAVRNAAYYDAARRFARLVADYSETRPPAERMYICTGGGPGIMEAANRGAHEAGAPNVGLNITLPHEQSGNRYITPSLSYKFHYFAMRKMHFMMRAKALVVFPGGFGTMDELFEVLTLVQTTKAKPVPIVLFGSSFWRAIINFDVMLEFGTISPADLELFHITDDPAEAWETIRTFYKL